One window from the genome of Magnolia sinica isolate HGM2019 chromosome 4, MsV1, whole genome shotgun sequence encodes:
- the LOC131242203 gene encoding uncharacterized protein LOC131242203: MAWILGSVEPNIILNLRSSQTAAQMWTYLKKVYSQQNTARRFQLEHELATLQQDSLSISDFYSRFTNLWAEYTDIVYADLPSEGLSSVQSVHETTQRDQFLMKLRSEFEGTRSNLMNRESVPSLDTCLNDLLREEQRLLTQTTMEQRRSTSVPVAYAAQGRPRSRDMSTVQCFCCKGFGHYAANCPRKFCNYCKKDGHIIKECPTRPPKKSETAYTVSVGSSSAGSLVNTTQSAPAPAPVSVQPVTPDMIQQMIISAFSALGLSGSTVRADDREGA; this comes from the exons atggcatggattttgggatccgttgaacccaacatcatcttgaaccttcgatcttctcagactgcagctcagatgtggacatacctgaagaaggtctacagtcaacaaaacactgctcgtcgtttccagcttgaacatgaattggccactctccaacaggatagtctttctatctctgatttttactctagattcactaatctttgggctgaatacactgatatagtttatgctgacttaccatccgaaggtcttagttctgttcaatctgtccatgaaactactcagagggatcaatttctaatgaaactaaggtctgaatttgaaggcaccagatccaatcttatgaaccgagaatctgtcccctccttagatacatgcctaaatgatcttcttcgcGAGGAACAGCGCCTTCTCACTCAAACCACCATGGAACAACGACGATCTACATCTGTTCCTGTAGCCTATGCAGCACAAGGCAGGCCACGAAGCAGGGATATGAGCACTGTTCAGTGCTTCTGTTGCAAGGGATTTGGTCATTATGCTGCAAACTGTCCCCGAAAATTCTGCAACTATTGCAAAAAGGATGGCCATATCATCAAGGAATGCCCAACTCGACCCCCCAagaaatcggagacagcatatactgtctcagttggctcttctagtgcgggtagtttggtgaatacaacacaaagtgctcctgctcctgctcccgtttcagtccaacccgtgacccctgacatgattcaacaaatgatcatttctgcattttcagctttaggactctcag GATCAACAGTCAGGGCGGATGATCGCGAGGGGGCCTAA